The DNA segment CATCCTCAGCGCTCGAATCGCCGACGAGAATGATCCGCTCGACGCACTCCGCGTCCTGCAGGACTTCCGCCGAGACCTGCCAGCCATCGCTGTCCGCGATAAAGAAGCGTGGAGTATAATCCTCCACTGCCTGGCGAATCTCGCCACTCCGATAGACCCTGTTCAGCGGATTGAAGATCGCGCCCGCTTTCAACGCGCCCAGGTAGGAAACCAGAAACTCAATTCCATTTGGCAGGAAGCAAGAAATGCGATCGCCGCTTGAAACGCCCTGAGCCACAAGGCCTTTCGCGAACGCATCGCTTTGTTTGTGGAGGTCTTGGAAAGAGTATCTTCGCCCTCCGATGAACAACGCGGGGCGGGTTCCTTCGGCCTTTGCGGCGTCGCGCAGCAAGTCGATCAGCGTCTTCATGCCTCGCGTCGTACCGCTCGCCGGATGTCCGGGCAAGCGCTATTGCGCCAGGGCGTCGGAGTCGCGCTGCAATGCTTCGGCGCCCGCACCGGTTACGGCCTGGAAGGTTCGCTGGGCGCCGGCCAACGCTTCCAACTGATCCGCCTCAGACAGCGGTAACGCATTCAAGCGATCGCGGAATGCCTTCCAGGTCTTGCGCTGATCATCGCCATACGGATCGAAGTACTCCGTGCCCTCAGTTTCTTTCAGATCGTGATTCCGGCGAATCGCCAGTGCCTGGTAGCGCCCCCCGTTTCGGCTGCCCTCCAGAACGTAGACCACGCCCGCCAGGAATCCCGGATCCTGGGTCGCCGCGCAATCGATGCAGCGAATCAGGTGGTCGACACTCGGACCCGGTTCGGCATCCAGGCTCCCGCCCCAGAACTCGACATCATGCGCAATACGGTTGGTGTGAAACTGCTCCGGAGCCAACAGTCCAGACAGTGCCGGGAAGTGTTTCTCGGCCTTGCGCCAGCAGGTTTCGAGGAAATCGTGAAGGCAATACAACTGCTCGAAGAACGCGGCAAGTTGACGGCGCTCGAGCTGGCCGCGCATCAGGAGCGTCTGAAACTCCTCCGTCTCGGCCTGCCGATGCAGGACATCCGTCTCATTCTTCAACATCTCTGCCAGCGCGAGATCCTTCTTCATAATCCTGGGCCCTTCGTTCCGAATTCAGTATGTTTCGGACTGAGATTCCTCGACATGGCGCTTGTGCCGAATCGCTTGCGCGTCCCGCAAGCGGTAGCAAAACCGTCGCCAGACTCGTTCGCATGGCATGGGCCAACGCAGGACCAAAAGAACCGCCGGAACCCATGGGTCCCGGCGGCAGTCAGTCGTTTTTCCAGTCTACTGGAATCACATCCCACCCGGCATGTGGTGCTCAGGTTTCGGCATTCCCGGCATTTGTCCAACCAGGGAGCCGAGGCGTTTCCCGACGTTTTCCCAGTTCACGATGTTCCAGAATGCTTCGACGTAATCGCCGCGCCGATTCTGGTAATTCAGGTAGTAGGCGTGCTCCCAGACGTCGATGCACAGCACCGGCACTACTCCCCACTGCGAGAGCAACTGATGATTGCGTGCCTGCAGGACCGTCAGGCCTCCGCCGGCCAACTGGTAGCCCAGAATGCCCCATCCGGAGCCCTGAACCTTCTTGGCCGCGGCGCTGAACTGGTCCTTGAACGGCTTGAAGCCTCCGAAATTGGCATCCAACTGCTCCTTCATGAAGCCCGTCGGCTCGCCGCCCGCATTCGGCCCCATGCTATCCCAGAAAACCGTGTGCAGGAAGTGCCCGGCGCCGTGGAACGACGCCTGGTTTGTCCAGTATTCGATCATCGAGTAGTCGCCCGACGCGCGCATTTCCTTCAGCTTCTCTTCCGCGTTGTTGAGGCCGTTCACGTAGCCCTGGTGGTGCTTGTCGTGATGAAGGCGCATCGTCATCGCATCGATGTAGGGCTCGAGGGATTCATACGGGTACGCCAGCGGCGGCAGAACCCACTTGCCGGATTCCTCGTCGTAGGCGCCGGGGAACAACTGGCGCATCATGGCCGGATGGCTCATTGGCCCATGGTGAGGGGAGTTATGGGGATCATCCTGGGCATTTCCAATGCCCGCCAAGGCGGCGCCGGCCAGCGCAGCTCCACCGGACTTCAAGAATTCTCTACGGTTGGTTCCACTCATTGGGGATCTCCTTCCAGGGAGTCGTCAGTTGGGAAACGCTTATACGGTCGGCGCGAAACCTCTATAGAGAAAGCCGCCGCCGGGCCGCATCTGCTCGCTTCCCCGCTCGTCGCCAGTGGAAGGTAACAACTTCTATTCCCGCCTCGAGTGCCCGTTCTGGCACCTACTCGCCGGTCTTTGGCGTGGCCAGCGCCGCCTCCAGTTCGTCCAGCGTCGCATATTCCTTCAGATCGGCGCCGTTCTCTTGAAGGAAATCCCGGAGCCGCAGGTCGAATGCCTCGCAGGCCTCTCGCAATCCATCCAGGCCATCCGCCTCTAGTCGCGCCAGCAAGTCGGGGAACCCGAGCGTTGTCAGGTCCTTCTCGTATTCCGCCAAGCTGTGGAAGTCCGAATGCCAGACGTCCGATTGGGCTTCCACCATATGCACGAGGACTTCGTAAATCGGCGACGTCAGGCGCATCGCAAATCGGTCTCCCCGTTCACACGCCAGCATTACGTGTTGCAGATCGGCCTTCAGTTCGGGGTACGCCGAATCGAAAACCTCACTCATCGTCTTCTTGCTGCGATGGACTTCTGCATGTTCCGCCAGCAGGAAACTGCGCGTTGCTCGCATGAGTTCTTCGCACTCTGCGACAATCTGTCGAGGCTCGATTTCTTGAATCAGTCGATCGACGATCTCGCTGAACCCATCCGGCAATCGCGACAGCGCTCTCACATCCTCCAGCCTGCGCGTGTCGACGACCTGCTGGTTGCAGACGCCGATACAGTGCAACATGTCATCCATGATGTGGCGCGCATGATGGTGAATCGCGAGTCGACGATCGGTATCTTCCAACTGTTTGAGCAGGTAGTACTCATAGCATGACTTCTGGAAGATCTCCTCCGCCTGGTTCAGTGTGTCCTTGCGCGCCTCCGGTTTCAGGCGATCGTTCAACTTCTCCTTCAACGCTTCGAACCGCGCAGCGACTTCCGGAGTTCGCTGATACACGATCTTCGAACGATGAATGATCGAACACGATACGTGGCCGTAGTTCGCAAGGTGTTCGAGCCGTGACCAGTGAATCGGATACAAGTCGATCAGCGTTCCATCGACCAACACGGTGATGTTGTGCCACGTATCGTTGCTCTTCGGAACAAACGAAACGTCGACATCCGAGTACGCGTGCGTGTTGCCGCGGATCTGCGAACCGTATTGAAAGATCAGATCGACTTCGTCTCCCAATTCGCGCAGCAG comes from the bacterium genome and includes:
- a CDS encoding biliverdin-producing heme oxygenase, producing the protein MKKDLALAEMLKNETDVLHRQAETEEFQTLLMRGQLERRQLAAFFEQLYCLHDFLETCWRKAEKHFPALSGLLAPEQFHTNRIAHDVEFWGGSLDAEPGPSVDHLIRCIDCAATQDPGFLAGVVYVLEGSRNGGRYQALAIRRNHDLKETEGTEYFDPYGDDQRKTWKAFRDRLNALPLSEADQLEALAGAQRTFQAVTGAGAEALQRDSDALAQ
- a CDS encoding superoxide dismutase gives rise to the protein MSGTNRREFLKSGGAALAGAALAGIGNAQDDPHNSPHHGPMSHPAMMRQLFPGAYDEESGKWVLPPLAYPYESLEPYIDAMTMRLHHDKHHQGYVNGLNNAEEKLKEMRASGDYSMIEYWTNQASFHGAGHFLHTVFWDSMGPNAGGEPTGFMKEQLDANFGGFKPFKDQFSAAAKKVQGSGWGILGYQLAGGGLTVLQARNHQLLSQWGVVPVLCIDVWEHAYYLNYQNRRGDYVEAFWNIVNWENVGKRLGSLVGQMPGMPKPEHHMPGGM